In Mastacembelus armatus chromosome 5, fMasArm1.2, whole genome shotgun sequence, a single genomic region encodes these proteins:
- the LOC113129994 gene encoding kelch-like protein 10: MSEQGRASTTLNSHRSEMEKRLRDRTLAVFTQFRLEGKLCDVVIKVDDVEFNAHRIILCSCSQYFSTLFTSAWATSTKQMYTITGVSPEMMQLIINYAYTHTVPVTEDNVVEVLAAGDQFLVPGIVQACCFFLEDQLCLRNCIGIWRLVDLYYCPELKHKVFLYILDHFEAIACVSQELLELSVEQLAVIIENDHLNVKQENTVFEAVLHWINHLPDQRRGHMSVLLPKVRLGLMTTGYLKNVIINNAVVNSSSECIAIITEAMTALRDFRDYGPSNSVYRNLLTRPRLPPAILLVIGGKYFNTFRTSLEAYDVRSDRWVTVNADIHRAHHGAAVLDRFVYLIGGSSRGTCLNTVQKFDLVTCTWHQVASMNSRRSCVSVAVQNGCIFAMGGFSRRIYYNTVERYNPEENQWTMMSPMRAKRCGAGAATLNGKVYICGGFNGHRCLSTAEVFDPITNVWTQIFPMRSCRSSLGVAAYRGHIYAAGGTVDETSHMSSVEAYNPQTNRWSPVMSMHSPRSYFGIEVVDDQLVVVGGYNGFSSMPAVERYSDDTRMWYSASNIKTAHCGLSCCVLRGLRNVVEKLFLRDPLTPPNADENQS; the protein is encoded by the exons ATGAGTGAGCAAGGACGAGCCTCCACCACCTTAAACTCTCACAGAAGTGAGATGGAGAAAAGGCTGCGTGACAGGACGTTGGCAGTCTTCACTCAATTCCGCCTGGAGGGAAAATTGTGTGACGTGGTGATCAAGGTGGATGATGTTGAGTTTAATGCCCACAGAATCATCCTCTGTAGCTGCAGCCAGTACTTTAG CACTCTGTTCACTAGTGCCTGGGCCACCTCTACAAAGCAGATGTACACTATCACTGGGGTGTCACCTGAGATGATGCAACTTATCATTAACTATGCCTACACCCACACCGTTCCTGTGACAGAGGACAATGTGGTGGAGGTTTTGGCAGCAGGAGACCAGTTCCTAGTCCCAGGAATCGTTCAGGCCTGCTGCTTCTTCCTGGAGGACCAGTTGTGCCTGAGGAACTGCATTGGCATCTGGAGGCTGGTGGACTTATACTACTGCCCTGAACTGAAGCACAAGGTCTTCCTGTACATCCTGGACCACTTCGAGGCAATAGCCTGTGTCTCCCAGGAGCTCCTAGAGCTCtctgtggagcagctggctgttATCATCGAGAACGATCACCTCAACgtgaaacaagaaaacacagtgtttgaGGCCGTCCTGCACTGGATTAACCACCTGCCTGACCAACGACGTGGTCACATGTCTGTGCTGTTGCCCAAG GTGCGACTAGGCTTGATGACCACTGGCTACCTAAAGAACGTTATAATTAACAATGCTGTggtaaacagcagcagtgagtgTATAGCCATCATCACTGAAGCAATGACAGCACTTAGAGATTTTAGGGACTATGGACCTTCAAATTCTGTCTACCGTAACCTGTTGACTCGGCCACGCCTCCCTCCTGCCATTTTATTGGTCATTGGAGGCAAATATTTCAACACTTTCAGGACCAGCCTGGAGGCGTACGATGTCCGATCTGACCGTTGGGTCACTGTGAATGCTGATATTCATCGGGCCCACCACGGCGCCGCTGTCCTCGATAGGTTTGTGTACTTAATCGGCGGCAGCAGCCGTGGTACCTGCTTGAACACAGTGCAAAAGTTTGACCTTGTCAcctgcacatggcaccaggtGGCGTCCATGAACTCTCGCCGCAGCTGTGTCAGTGTTGCTGTACAGAACGGCTGCATTTTTGCCATGGGAGGCTTCAGTCGACGTATTTACTATAACACAGTTGAGAGATACAACCCTGAGGAGAACCAGTGGACCATGATGTCACCCATGCGTGCAAAAAGGTGTGGAGCCGGTGCTGCAACTCTAAATGGGAAG GTGTACATCTGTGGAGGTTTCAATGGGCATCGCTGCCTCTCCACGGCTGAAGTTTTCGACCCAATCACCAACGTATGGACGCAGATTTTCCCCATGAGGAGCTGTCGAAGTAGCCTGGGGGTCGCTGCCTACAGAGGCCACATCTATGCA GCTGGTGGGACCGTTGATGAGACCTCCCACATGTCCAGTGTTGAGGCCTACAACCCCCAGACCAACAGGTGGAGCCCTGTGATGTCCATGCACAGCCCTCGCAGCTACTTTGGCATCGAGGTGGTGGATGACCAGCTAGTTGTGGTCGGGGGATACAATGGCTTCTCCTCTATGCCAGCTGTAGAGCGCTACAGTGATGACACACGTATGTGGTACAGTGCCTCCAACATTAAGACGGCCCACTGTGGCCTGAGCTGCTGTGTGCTCCGTGGACTCCGCAATGTAGTAGAAAAACTGTTCCTGCGTGACCCCTTGACACCCCCAAATGCTGATGAAAACCAGTCCTGA
- the il17rd gene encoding interleukin-17 receptor D: MRAHARTRTRTLTSCRALSELLRLQGGMAAPRSFFISLCGLFLVLYLSCGSTTPGNRKPAQERCGFKVQSGADGGRRLAVAFRADNCSLNYPLGKHVIHEVTNVSFSHLACEDQAAVVVHWSASPLGIEHIKGFRVYLEDKNPEGKRCQHLILKDPRQLNFSYRNTKLSSQPFSGLTFDTDYMVRVVPFPTLMNESFFPPTFLRTNSCEVLLGSDNLVCKPFWKPKILNVSQLGSNLHVLFDQAPTSFSFQFYYMYYKLRQDGPFKVQRCKPDMNQPRTTCILQDVTPGTYTIELRDDSNTTRRQTQYHVTQVHSPWAGPIRAMAITVPLVIMSAFATLFTVMCRNKQQENIYSQLDEESSDSSNHSAALNAERPWPRPKVFICYSSRDCAKHTSVIQSFAYFLQDFCNCEVVLDLWEHLEMCREGQMSWLSRQLDEAEFIITVCSKGLRYYVEKKSRRGKTPVSRHSSSSSSLIGGSGGDLFIVTVAMIAEKLRMAKQNEGDETLELNRYMAVYFDYSTENDIPTMLSLAPRFKLMDQLPQLFSRLHSGHPGLAEQPLNVSRRNYFRSKSGRSLYVSICNMHQHISQNPDWFEKQLTPVGGSSSSSTKHPSLPTAPSSSPPPMPPRSSSSSQSEQKFDSSLVLNEVLVRMPSLQGGDGALRRNMLLLAPGSSPSLIVGPGYNPSPSPGPCPSPGLCPSPGLPHCSLSMVGPTSRSTSAISGLLPEEIPSSSSSSAPSILQDVEILVPTQAEEGCPSPPEVPPPRDSGIYDSSVPSSELSIPLMEGLSHDQADSSSLAESESSSSGLGDEEPPTVTSLHCSTATVCKAELHHHQRLVHSDGLTPVASL, encoded by the exons atgcgcgcgcacgcacgcacacgcacccGCACACTCACCTCCTGTCGGGCGCTCTCAGAGCTGCTCAGACTTCAGGGAGGAATGGCGGCTCCTCGGAgtttcttcatctctctctgcgGTTTGTTTCTGGTTTTATATTTGTCCTGTGGATCTACGACCCCGGGAAACAGAAAACCAGCCCAGGAGCGATGTGGTTTCAAg GTGCAGTCTGGTGCAGACGGAGGTCGCAGGTTGGCCGTTGCCTTCAGAGCTGACA ACTGTTCATTGAACTACCCATTGGGGAAACATGTGATTCATGAGGTCACCAATGTTTCCTTCAGCCATCTGGCCTGTGAGGATCAGGCCGCCGTGGTTGTTCACTGGTCAGCAAGTCCACTAG GGATTGAACACATTAAAGGCTTCAGAGTTTATCTGGAGGACAAGAATCCAGAAGGGAAACGATGTCAGCATCTCATCCTCAAAGACCCACGACAGCTCAACTTCTCCTACAGGAACACG AAGCTGAGCAGTCAGCCATTCAGTGGTTTGACCTTTGACACCGACTACATGGTCCGCGTTGTTCCTTTTCCAACTCTGATGAACGAGAGCTTCTTCCCTCCAACCTTTCTCAGGACCAACT CATGTGAAGTCCTCCTGGGATCAGACAACCTGGTTTGCAAACCAT TCTGGAAGCCAAAGATCCTCAATGTGTCTCAGCTGGGGTCAAACCTCCATGTGTTGTTCGACCAGGCTCCGACCTCCTTCAGCTTCCAGTTCTATTACATGTACTACAAACTGCGGCAGGACGGACCCTTCAAAGTGCAGCGCTGCAAACCA GACATGAACCAGCCCAGAACTACATGCATCTTGCAGGACGTCACTCCAGGGACCTACACTATAGAG tTGAGAGACGACAGTAACACAACCAGGAGACAGACTCAGTACCATGTCACCCagg TCCACTCCCCTTGGGCGGGGCCTATCCGTGCCATGGCCATCACAGTGCCTCTGGTCATCATGTCTGCCTTCGCCACTCTCTTCACTGTTATGTGTCGTAATAAACAGCAAG AAAACATTTATAGCCAATTGGACGAGGAGAGCAGTGATTCGTCCAATCACAGTGCGGCTTTGAACGCAGAGCGTCCATGGCCCCGGCCCAAAGTATTCATTTGTTACTCCAGCAGAGATTGTGCCAAACACACCAGCGTCATCCAGAGCTTTGCCTACTTCCTGCAGGACTTCTGCAACTGTGAG GTTGTGTTGGACCTGTGGGAACACCTGGAGATGTGCAGAGAAGGTCAGATGTCGTGGCTCAGCAGACAGCTGGATGAGGCTGAATTCATCATCACTGTCTGTTCCAAAGGCCTACG CTACTATGTGGAGAAAAAAAGCCGTAGAGGGAAAACGCCTGTCAGCCGCCatagcagcagtagcagctctCTTATTGGTGGATCAGGTGGTGACCTGTTCATTGTTACCGTGGCAATGATTGCTGAGAAACTGAGGATGGCGAAGCAGAATGAGGGGGATGAGACTCTGGAGCTGAACCGCTACATGGCGGTTTACTTTGACTATTCAACAGAAAACGACATCCCCACCATGCTCAGTCTGGCTCCTAG GTTCAAGTTGATGGACCAGCTGCCTCAGCTCTTCAGTCGACTTCACTCTGGTCATCCCGGTCTGGCCGAACAGCCTCTCAATGTCTCTAGGAGGAACTACTTCAGGAGTAAGTCCGGACGCTCGCTCTATGTTTCCATCTGCAACATGCACCAGCACATCAGCCAGAACCCTGACTGGTTCGAGAAGCAGCTGACTCCTGTAGGAGGTTCCTCCAGTTCCTCCACAAAACATCCTTCACTCCCCACTGCCCCATCCTCGAGTCCTCCTCCAATGCCTCCCcgctcctcctcttcatctcagTCTGAACAAAAGTTTGACTCCAGCCTGGTGCTGAATGAGGTGTTGGTAAGGATGCCATCGCTGCAGGGCGGGGATGGAGCACTAAGGAGGAACATGCTCCTGCTGGCCCCTGGCTCTAGTCCCAGCCTCATTGTTGGCCCTGGCTATAATCCAAGTCCCAGTCCTGGTCCTTGCCCCAGTCCTGGTCTCTGTCCCAGTCCAGGACTGCCGCACTGCTCTCTTTCCATGGTGGGACCTACTTCAAG GTCAACTTCTGCAATATCTGGACTTCTACCTGAAGAAattccctcctcttcctcctcttctgctccTTCCATCCTCCAGGATGTTGAGATCCTGGTTCCCACCCAGGCAGAAGAAGGTTGTCCCTCCCCTCCAGAAGTCCCGCCTCCTCGTGATTCGGGCATCTATGATTCGTCTGTCCCTTCCTCAGAGCTTTCCATTCCCTTGATGGAGGGCCTGTCACATGACCAGGCTGACTCCTCCTCCCTGGCTGAGAGTGAATCATCATCTTCTGGGCTGG
- the appl1 gene encoding DCC-interacting protein 13-alpha, with the protein MPGIEKLPIEETLEDSPQTRSLLGVFEEDTAAISNYCTQLYQAMQRIYDAQNELSAATHLTSRLLKEYDKQRFPLGGDDEVMSSTLQQFAKVIDELSSCHAVLSTQLADAMMFPITQFKERDLKEILTLKEVFQISSDDHDTAINRYSRLSKRRDNDKMRAEVVEDVYTSRKKQHQTMMHYFCSLNTLQYKKKMALLEPLLGYMQAQISFFKLGSENLTQQWEEFLATIGTSVQNVRREMEEEVRQMQQTIQQMERSCDPLYAPCDPDPAHSPVCRNLTRKQGYLYIRNKTGLVSSSWERQYFFTQGGNLMQQGRGEVAGGLVTDLDNCSVMAVDSDDRRFCFQVTSFDGKKVVTLQAESRKDCEEWIATINNISRRIYLSENAEELAARVNQSALEAVTPSPSFQQRHESMRPTSKGRAGRASSISSVGSEPSPALSVLSLDALVAPETPIQFDIISPVSEDNSGQSKTAAQSGRRSNPFGESGDNTAEDTEDSILHQLFIVRFLGSMEVKTAESVDVISETMRQILAARAIHNIFRMTESHLLVTCDCLKLIDPQTQVTRLRFPLSSVVQCSSHQDNKRLFGFVLQSAGGRSDGRAVCYIFESNNDGEKICDSIGLAKQIAFQSEMDRKAVEKRKEQDKVKEKQQEELSKQRQIEKDLEEQSRLIAASSRPANPPASDGQFLVLSNSQSEDSDAGEEGKKRGESEA; encoded by the exons ATGCCCGGGATAGAGAAGCTGCCGATAGAGGAGACGCTGGAGGACAGCCCGCAG ACTCGGTCTCTGCTGGGAGTGTTTGAAGAGGACACTGCAGCCATCTCCAACTACTGTACACAGCTCTATCAGGCCATGCAGAGAATTTATGatgcacag aatgAGCTCAGTGCTGCAACACACCTGACCTCCAGACTGCTGAAAGAGTATGACAAACAG CGCTTTCCTCTTGGGGGCGATGATGAGGTGATGAGCTCCACCCTGCAGCAGTTTGCCAAAGTCATTGATGAG cTGAGTTCCTGTCATGCTGTCTTGTCCACCCAGCTTGCAGATGCCATGATGTTTCCCATCACTCAGTTTAAAGAGAGAGACCTGAAGG AGATCCTCACTCTGAAAGAAGTCTTTCAGATTAGCAGTGATG ATCATGACACAGCCATTAACAGATACAGCCGCCTGTCCAAGAGGAGGGACAATGACAAG ATGCGGGCAGAGGTGGTTGAGGACGTCTACACCTCCCGTAAGAAACAGCATCAGACCATGATGCACTACTTCTGCTCACTTAACACACTACAGTACAAGAAGAAGATGGCTCTTCTGGAGCCACTGCTGGGCTACATGCAGGCCCAG ATCAGTTTCTTTAAGCTCGGATCAGAAAATCTCACCCAGCAGTGGGAAGAGTTCCTGGCAACCATAGGAACCAGTGTCCAGAA TGTGCGTcgggagatggaggaggaggtgaggcaGATGCAGCAGACCATCCAGCAGATGGAAAGATCATGTGACCCACTGTATGCACCATGTGACCCTGACCCTGCCCACTCACCTGTCTGTCGTAACTTGACCAGGAAACAGGGCTACCTGTACATTCGcaa taaGACGGGTCTGGTGTCGTCGTCCTGGGAGCGTCAGTACTTCTTCACGCAGGGAGGAAACCTGATGCAGCAGGGCCGCGGCGAGGTGGCGGGGGGTCTGGTCACTGACCTTGACAACTGCTCTGTCATGGCGGTCGACAGCGATGACCGTCGGTTCTGCTTTCAGGTCACTTCCTTCGATGGCAAGAA AGTGGTGACGCTGCAGGCGGAGAGCAGGAAGGACTGCGAGGAG TGGATCGCCACCATCAACAACATCTCCAGGAGGATCTACCTGAGTGAGAACGCAGAG GAGCTGGCAGCTCGGGTGAACCAATCAGCTCTTGAAGCTGTTACTCCATCGCCGTCCTTCCAGCAGAGACACGAGAGCATGAGACCCACCAG TAAAGGGCGTGCAGGCCGAGCGAGCAGTATTAGCTCTGTGGGGTCCGAACCATCGCCTGCTCTTTCTGTGCTCTCATTGGATGCGTTGGTTGCCCCGGAAACACCAATCCAGTTTGACATCATTTCCCCCGTCAGTGAGGACAACTCAGGACAGAGCAAGACGGCAGCACAGTCGGGCag gaGGAGTAATCCGTTCGGAGAGTCAGGAGACAACACAGCAGAAGACACTGAAG aCTCGATTCTGCACCAGCTCTTCATTGTTCGCTTCCTGGGATCCATGGAGGTGAAGACCGCCGAGTCAGTGGACGTCATCTCTGAGACCATGAGGCAGATCCTGGCCGCCAGAGCCATCCACAACATCTTCAGGATGACAGAGTCGCACCTGCTGGTCACCTGTGACTGCCTCAA gctAATTGATCCTCAGACACAAGTCACTCGACTCAGG TTCCCTCTGTCCAGCGTGGTCCAGTGTTCGTCCCACCAGGACAACAAGAGGCTGTTTGGGTTCGTTTTGCAGTCAGCAGGTGGGCGGAGTGACGGCCGAGCCGTCTGCTACATCTTCGAGTCCAACAACGACGGAGAGAAG ATCTGTGACAGTATCGGCTTGGCCAAGCAGATAGCCTTCCAGTCTGAGATG GACCGTAAGGCggtggagaagaggaaggagcaGGACAAGGTcaaagagaaacagcaggagGAACTCAGCAAACAGAGGCAGATAGAGAAG GATCTGGAAGAGCAGAGCCGTTTGATCGCCGCCTCAAGTCGTCCTGCTAACCCACCTGCTTCTGACGGACAGTTCCTGGTGCTTAGCAACAGCCAGTCAGAGGACAGTGACGCCGGCGAGGAGGGCAAGAAAAGGGGCGAGTCCGAAGCCTAA